The following proteins come from a genomic window of Synechococcus sp. BIOS-E4-1:
- a CDS encoding signal protein gives MRDRLWIVIPAAGFPFLLVLFIVLWQSLQQQNRTIQNLVKQLDGLEGVELRNREGNQALIEQQLEVLQTRQQKLQRQISNLESWQRASGDRERTLWNRLETPFPPTLGPDLTDERDIERTTPPELPSSPQLSSPRPSSQQPSSRQPSSQQPSSQQPVISP, from the coding sequence ATGCGTGATCGCCTCTGGATTGTCATCCCCGCAGCGGGATTTCCATTCCTGCTCGTGCTGTTCATTGTTCTCTGGCAGTCTCTGCAACAACAGAACCGCACCATTCAGAACCTGGTGAAGCAGCTCGACGGACTCGAAGGTGTCGAGCTGCGTAACAGGGAAGGGAACCAAGCACTGATCGAACAGCAGCTTGAGGTTCTCCAGACAAGACAACAAAAGCTGCAGAGGCAGATCAGCAATCTGGAAAGCTGGCAGCGTGCTTCCGGTGATCGGGAACGGACCCTCTGGAACAGGCTCGAAACACCGTTCCCACCCACTCTGGGTCCCGACCTTACCGACGAGCGGGACATTGAGCGAACAACACCACCCGAACTGCCTTCATCTCCACAGCTGTCATCACCACGGCCTTCATCTCAGCAGCCTTCATCTCGACAGCCTTCATCTCAGCAGCCGTCATCTCAACAGCCAGTGATCAGCCCTTGA
- a CDS encoding carbohydrate ABC transporter permease, giving the protein MQSSVTRGPAGKAGLRAGALLQLLILLLLALVVLVPLLWLVSTSLKGPAEDIFTSPPALLPLQPSLDAYGRLFRDNPLGRYLFNSTVVSLLAVVANLLFCSLAAYPLARMRFTGRGLVLGLVVATILIPFQVVMIPLYLLMVQLGLRNTLMALVIPQAATAFGLYLLRQSFLGVPAELEEAARMDGCSKLGEWWNVMIPAARADLITLAMFVFIGTWSDFLWPLVILDDPQLFTLPLGLQQLASSFSLDWRIVAAGSVISILPVLLLFILLQRFILPSATGDAVKG; this is encoded by the coding sequence ATGCAGTCCTCCGTCACTCGAGGCCCAGCGGGCAAAGCTGGGCTTCGTGCCGGGGCGTTGCTCCAGCTGCTGATACTGCTGTTGCTGGCACTGGTCGTGCTTGTGCCCCTTCTCTGGCTGGTAAGCACGTCTCTGAAGGGCCCTGCAGAGGACATTTTTACGAGCCCTCCAGCGCTGCTGCCCTTACAACCCAGCCTTGATGCCTACGGACGGCTGTTTCGAGACAACCCACTGGGTCGCTATCTGTTCAACAGCACAGTGGTCAGCCTGTTGGCTGTGGTGGCCAATCTGCTGTTCTGCTCCCTGGCGGCCTACCCCCTGGCACGAATGCGCTTCACCGGCCGTGGCTTGGTGCTGGGCTTGGTGGTCGCCACCATCCTGATTCCGTTTCAGGTGGTGATGATCCCCCTTTATCTCCTGATGGTGCAGCTGGGTCTGCGCAACACCCTGATGGCTCTTGTCATTCCCCAGGCGGCAACCGCCTTCGGGTTGTATCTCCTACGTCAGAGCTTTCTCGGTGTTCCGGCTGAGTTGGAAGAGGCCGCTCGAATGGATGGCTGCAGCAAGCTCGGTGAGTGGTGGAACGTGATGATTCCAGCCGCACGAGCTGATCTCATCACCCTGGCCATGTTTGTCTTCATCGGCACCTGGAGCGATTTCCTCTGGCCGCTGGTGATTCTGGATGATCCTCAGCTGTTCACGTTGCCGCTGGGTCTGCAGCAGCTGGCCAGCAGTTTTTCTCTCGATTGGAGAATTGTGGCCGCAGGATCCGTGATTTCTATCCTTCCGGTGCTGCTGCTGTTCATTCTTCTGCAGCGCTTCATTCTTCCCAGTGCCACTGGCGATGCGGTCAAGGGCTGA
- a CDS encoding 2-isopropylmalate synthase: MAHDPGRVLVFDTTLRDGEQSPGASLNLEEKLAIAQQLARLGVDVIEAGFPFASPGDFAAVQRIAQQVGGEHGPVICGLSRASRGDIKACAEAVAPAPRRRIHTFIATSDIHLEHKLRKSRKEVLAIVPDMVAYAHSLVDDVEFSCEDAGRSDPEFLYEVIEAAIAAGATTINIPDTVGYTTPTEFGELIAGIDRHVPNIGDAVLSVHGHNDLGLAVANFLEAVKNGARQLECTINGIGERAGNAALEELVMALHVRRRYFNPFFGRDADSPTPLTAVRTEEITKTSRLVSNLTGMVVQPNKAIVGANAFAHESGIHQDGVLKNRLTYEIVDARTVGLSDNRISLGKLSGRSAVRARLEELGYDLSREDLDDAFARFKDLADRKREITDRDLEAIVSEQVQQPEARYLLKLVQVSCGSSLSPTATVTLADEDGNEQTMASIGTGPVDAVCQALNALAGEPNELVEFSVKSVTEGIDAIGEVTIRLRRDGELYSGHSADTDVVVAAAQAFVNALNRLVAGSAQQALHPQRDTAPLEARPTL; encoded by the coding sequence ATGGCCCACGACCCAGGCCGCGTTCTGGTCTTTGACACCACCCTCCGGGACGGTGAGCAATCTCCGGGAGCCAGTCTCAATCTTGAGGAGAAGCTGGCGATCGCGCAGCAGCTGGCGAGACTGGGCGTCGATGTGATCGAGGCGGGCTTCCCTTTTGCCAGTCCAGGGGACTTTGCCGCTGTCCAGCGCATCGCCCAGCAGGTCGGGGGAGAACACGGCCCAGTGATCTGTGGGCTGTCTCGAGCGTCCAGGGGCGATATCAAAGCCTGCGCTGAAGCAGTAGCTCCTGCACCGCGGAGACGGATTCACACCTTTATCGCAACCAGTGATATTCACCTTGAACACAAGCTGCGAAAAAGTCGAAAGGAGGTGCTGGCCATCGTCCCCGACATGGTGGCTTACGCCCACTCCCTGGTCGATGACGTTGAATTCTCCTGCGAAGACGCAGGACGCAGTGATCCTGAATTTCTTTACGAAGTCATCGAGGCAGCGATCGCTGCAGGCGCCACCACCATCAACATCCCTGACACGGTCGGATACACCACGCCGACTGAGTTCGGCGAGCTGATCGCGGGTATTGATCGCCATGTTCCCAACATCGGCGATGCAGTGTTGTCAGTGCATGGACACAACGATCTTGGCCTTGCTGTCGCCAACTTCCTGGAGGCTGTCAAGAACGGAGCGCGACAGCTCGAATGCACGATCAACGGCATCGGTGAGCGAGCTGGTAACGCTGCCCTCGAGGAACTGGTGATGGCATTGCATGTGCGCCGCCGCTACTTCAATCCCTTCTTCGGACGCGATGCGGATTCGCCGACTCCACTGACTGCTGTGCGTACTGAGGAGATCACCAAAACCTCACGCCTGGTCTCCAACCTCACCGGCATGGTGGTTCAGCCCAACAAGGCGATCGTGGGTGCCAATGCGTTCGCCCATGAATCGGGGATTCATCAGGACGGTGTACTCAAGAACCGGCTGACCTATGAAATCGTCGACGCACGCACTGTGGGGCTCAGTGATAACCGCATTTCCCTGGGAAAGTTAAGTGGTCGCAGTGCCGTGCGCGCGCGTCTGGAAGAGCTGGGGTACGACCTCAGCCGTGAAGATCTTGATGATGCTTTCGCTCGTTTCAAGGACCTCGCCGATCGCAAACGCGAAATCACTGATCGTGACCTTGAAGCCATTGTCAGTGAGCAGGTTCAGCAGCCGGAGGCCCGCTATCTGCTGAAGCTGGTGCAGGTGAGTTGCGGCAGCAGCCTCAGCCCCACTGCCACTGTCACCTTGGCGGATGAAGATGGCAATGAGCAGACCATGGCGTCGATCGGCACCGGTCCTGTTGATGCCGTTTGTCAAGCCCTCAATGCTCTGGCCGGGGAGCCCAATGAACTGGTGGAGTTCTCCGTGAAATCTGTGACCGAGGGCATTGATGCCATCGGTGAGGTGACCATCAGGCTGCGACGCGACGGTGAGTTGTATTCGGGTCATTCCGCCGATACGGATGTGGTGGTGGCTGCGGCTCAGGCATTTGTGAATGCTCTGAACCGTCTGGTGGCTGGGTCTGCACAACAGGCTTTGCATCCGCAGAGGGACACCGCACCTCTTGAAGCCCGCCCCACTCTCTGA